A genomic segment from Ramlibacter agri encodes:
- the pmbA gene encoding metalloprotease PmbA produces the protein MKNEPAQAAHGFSYSRSEFEELVDFALDHARKLGATNSGAEASEGCGLSVSVRKGELETVERNRDKSLGVTVYVGNQRGNASTSDFSRPAIQRTVQAAYDIARFTAQDPVAGLPDLDDVAPAGAQPDLDLFHPWDVTSEQAAELALRCERAALQTDKRITNSEGAGVSAQQSHFFSAHTHGFRGGYASSRHSISVAPIAGKGDGMQRDAWYSSMRSAAELASPEAVGRYAAERALARLKSRKIPTRECPVLFESPLAAGLLGGFVQAISGGSLYRKSTFLLDSLGKQVFPEHVHIDEDPFVQRGKGSAAFDEEGVRTRARKVVDAGRVEGYFLSSYSARKLGMKTTGNAGGSHNLSLTSRLTQPGDDLVQMLKKLGTGLFVIELMGQGVNYVTGDYSRGASGFWVENGEIAFPVQEITIAGNLKNMLMGIQAVGADVYNYGAKTVGSILIDKMKVAGS, from the coding sequence ATGAAGAACGAACCCGCGCAAGCCGCCCACGGCTTCAGCTACAGCCGCTCCGAATTCGAGGAACTGGTGGATTTCGCGCTGGACCATGCCCGCAAGCTGGGCGCGACCAACTCCGGCGCCGAAGCCTCCGAGGGCTGCGGTCTCAGTGTCTCGGTCCGCAAGGGAGAACTGGAAACGGTCGAGCGCAACCGCGACAAGTCCCTCGGTGTCACCGTCTACGTGGGCAACCAGCGTGGCAATGCCAGCACTTCCGATTTCTCGCGTCCGGCCATCCAGCGCACGGTGCAGGCCGCCTACGACATCGCCCGCTTCACCGCCCAGGACCCGGTGGCCGGCCTGCCCGACCTCGATGACGTGGCCCCGGCCGGCGCCCAGCCCGACCTGGACCTCTTCCACCCCTGGGACGTGACCAGCGAGCAGGCCGCCGAGCTGGCCCTGCGCTGCGAGCGCGCGGCCCTGCAGACCGACAAGCGCATCACCAACAGCGAAGGCGCCGGCGTTTCGGCGCAGCAGAGCCACTTCTTCAGCGCCCACACGCACGGCTTCCGTGGCGGCTATGCCAGCTCGCGCCACTCGATTTCGGTGGCGCCCATCGCCGGCAAGGGCGACGGGATGCAGCGCGACGCCTGGTACAGCTCCATGCGTTCGGCCGCGGAACTGGCTTCGCCGGAAGCCGTGGGCCGCTACGCCGCCGAGCGCGCGCTGGCCCGCCTGAAGTCGCGCAAGATCCCGACGCGCGAATGCCCGGTGCTGTTCGAGTCGCCGCTGGCTGCCGGCCTGCTGGGCGGCTTCGTGCAGGCCATCAGCGGCGGCTCGCTGTACCGCAAGAGCACCTTCCTGCTGGATTCGCTGGGCAAGCAGGTCTTTCCGGAGCACGTGCACATCGACGAGGACCCCTTCGTCCAGCGCGGCAAGGGCAGCGCGGCCTTCGACGAGGAAGGCGTGCGCACGCGGGCCCGCAAGGTGGTCGACGCCGGCCGGGTGGAAGGCTACTTCCTCAGCAGCTACTCGGCCCGCAAGCTGGGCATGAAGACCACCGGCAACGCCGGCGGCTCGCACAACCTGTCGCTGACCTCGCGCCTGACGCAGCCCGGCGACGACCTGGTGCAGATGCTGAAGAAGCTGGGCACCGGCCTGTTCGTCATCGAGCTGATGGGGCAGGGCGTGAACTACGTGACCGGCGACTATTCGCGCGGCGCCAGCGGCTTCTGGGTGGAGAACGGCGAGATCGCCTTCCCGGTGCAAGAGATCACGATCGCCGGCAACCTGAAGAACATGCTCATGGGCATCCAGGCCGTCGGCGCGGACGTCTACAACTACGGCGCCAAGACCGTGGGCTCGATCCTCATCGACAAGATGAAGGTGGCCGGGTCCTGA
- a CDS encoding ABC transporter substrate-binding protein has protein sequence MAIKNRMLWAALGLALAAAPAAAQQKQYGPGASDTEIKVGNTIPYSGPASAYGIIGKVEAAYFKMLNEQGGINGRKIDYISLDDGYSPPKAVEMIRKLVEQDEVLFTVSTLGTPSNSAIHKYMNQKKVPHLFLATGASKWNDPKDFPWTMGFNPSYQAEARLYAADILRNHPNAKIAILYQNDDYGKDYLKGFMDGLGDKGKAMVIKTATYEVTDPTVDSQIVTLQSSGADVFFNITTPKFAAQAIRKVADVGWKPVHYLNQVSASVGAVLKPAGLDKSVGLVSMQYFKDPTDPKWANDPAMKDYFAFMKARVPDGDPADGQATYGMMVAQLTTELLKMCGSNLTRENLMKQAASFKNYQIPLALPGVTVTTGPNDFALFQTMQLVKFDGKTWQGLGEPVAVK, from the coding sequence ATGGCCATCAAGAACCGCATGCTGTGGGCCGCACTGGGGCTCGCCCTGGCCGCCGCCCCCGCCGCGGCGCAGCAGAAACAGTACGGGCCCGGCGCCAGCGACACCGAGATCAAGGTCGGCAACACCATCCCGTACAGCGGGCCCGCATCGGCCTACGGGATCATCGGCAAGGTGGAGGCGGCCTACTTCAAGATGCTCAACGAGCAGGGCGGCATCAACGGCCGCAAGATCGACTACATCTCGCTGGACGACGGCTACAGCCCGCCCAAGGCGGTGGAGATGATCCGCAAGCTGGTGGAACAGGACGAAGTGCTGTTCACGGTGAGCACGCTGGGCACGCCGTCGAACTCCGCCATCCACAAGTACATGAACCAGAAGAAGGTGCCGCACCTTTTCCTGGCCACCGGTGCGAGCAAGTGGAACGACCCCAAGGACTTCCCCTGGACCATGGGCTTCAACCCCAGCTACCAGGCCGAAGCCAGGCTCTATGCGGCGGACATCCTGCGCAACCACCCGAACGCGAAGATCGCCATCCTTTACCAGAACGACGACTACGGGAAGGACTACCTCAAGGGCTTCATGGACGGCCTGGGCGACAAGGGCAAGGCCATGGTCATCAAGACCGCGACCTACGAGGTCACCGACCCCACCGTCGATTCGCAGATCGTCACGCTGCAGTCCTCGGGCGCCGACGTCTTCTTCAACATCACCACGCCCAAGTTCGCGGCGCAGGCGATCCGCAAGGTGGCGGACGTCGGCTGGAAGCCGGTGCACTACCTGAACCAGGTGTCGGCAAGCGTGGGCGCCGTGCTGAAGCCCGCGGGCCTGGACAAGTCGGTGGGCCTGGTCTCCATGCAGTACTTCAAGGACCCGACCGACCCGAAGTGGGCCAACGACCCGGCGATGAAGGACTACTTCGCCTTCATGAAGGCGCGCGTGCCCGATGGCGACCCGGCCGACGGCCAGGCCACCTACGGGATGATGGTGGCGCAGCTCACCACCGAGCTGCTGAAGATGTGCGGCAGCAACCTGACGCGCGAGAACCTGATGAAGCAGGCTGCGAGCTTCAAGAACTACCAGATCCCGCTGGCGCTGCCTGGCGTGACGGTCACCACCGGCCCGAACGACTTCGCGCTGTTCCAGACCATGCAACTGGTCAAGTTCGACGGCAAGACCTGGCAGGGGCTCGGCGAGCCCGTGGCAGTGAAGTAG
- a CDS encoding branched-chain amino acid ABC transporter permease, with product MSAVSTDLAPLQNVSGNAAGGVRGWSPRVVICVAVLLLAACALPFLVSNYRVFQFTMVLIYAIALLGLNILTGYNGQISLGHGAFYAIGAYVTAILMDQGNVPYWACIPIAGAVCLLAGFLFGLPALRLEGVYLALATFALGVCLPQLLKYKGLEHWTGGVQGISLMKPDPPIADIFGLKLNPDRWLFLFTLAVTVVMFAIGWNLLRGRVGRALIAIRDQPIAASTMGINNALYKSLAFGVSALFTGVAGALGAIAVAFVAPDSFTIFLSISLLVGMVVGGLASITGAFWGALFIQFVPNVADSISKAAPWAIYGALMILFMYVMPTGIAGALRLASQRLRRRRDSAAG from the coding sequence ATGTCCGCCGTGAGCACCGACCTCGCGCCCCTGCAAAACGTCTCCGGCAACGCGGCCGGCGGCGTTCGGGGCTGGTCGCCGCGCGTGGTGATCTGCGTCGCGGTGCTGCTGCTGGCCGCCTGCGCCCTGCCCTTCCTGGTCAGCAACTACCGCGTCTTCCAGTTCACGATGGTCCTGATCTACGCCATCGCGCTGCTGGGGCTGAACATCCTCACCGGCTACAACGGCCAGATCTCGCTGGGGCACGGCGCCTTCTATGCGATCGGCGCGTACGTCACCGCCATCCTCATGGACCAGGGCAACGTGCCTTACTGGGCCTGCATCCCGATTGCGGGTGCGGTGTGCCTGTTGGCGGGTTTCCTGTTCGGGCTGCCGGCGCTGCGCCTCGAAGGCGTGTACCTCGCGCTTGCCACTTTCGCGCTGGGCGTCTGCCTGCCGCAGCTGCTGAAATACAAGGGGCTGGAGCACTGGACCGGCGGCGTGCAAGGCATCTCGCTGATGAAGCCCGATCCGCCCATCGCGGACATCTTCGGGCTGAAGCTCAACCCGGATCGCTGGCTGTTCCTGTTCACGCTGGCCGTCACCGTGGTGATGTTCGCGATCGGCTGGAACCTGCTGCGCGGGCGCGTGGGCCGCGCGCTCATCGCCATCCGCGACCAGCCCATCGCCGCCTCCACCATGGGCATCAACAACGCCCTGTACAAGTCGCTCGCCTTCGGCGTCAGCGCGCTGTTCACCGGCGTGGCGGGCGCGCTGGGGGCGATCGCGGTGGCCTTCGTCGCGCCGGACAGCTTCACCATCTTCCTGTCCATCTCGCTGCTGGTGGGCATGGTGGTGGGCGGGCTGGCTTCCATCACCGGCGCGTTCTGGGGCGCGCTGTTCATCCAGTTCGTCCCCAATGTCGCCGACAGCATCTCCAAGGCCGCGCCCTGGGCCATCTATGGCGCGCTGATGATCCTTTTCATGTACGTGATGCCCACGGGCATCGCGGGTGCCTTGCGCCTGGCGTCGCAGCGGCTGCGGCGACGCCGGGACTCCGCGGCGGGGTGA
- a CDS encoding branched-chain amino acid ABC transporter permease encodes MEAFLHQVVSGLATGGIYASLALALVMIHNATRLVNFAQGEMAMFATYLCWTMLQAGWPYWAAFGSTVVLAFVLGVAIERIIIRPVERAPVLTVVVVFIGLLLILNSLAGWIFTYTIKSFPSPFPSGPPFGLHIVSWHELGAIVVTLCVLLLVFLFFRFTPLGLAMRAAAQNPESSRLVGIRVGWMLALGWGLAAAIGATAGMMVAPIVFLDPNMMTGVILYAFAAALMGGIDSPGGAVAGGFIVGVLENLVGAYVIGTELKLTVALVLIVGVLVVKPAGIFGRTIVQRV; translated from the coding sequence ATGGAAGCCTTCCTGCACCAGGTGGTCAGCGGCCTCGCCACCGGCGGCATCTACGCCAGCCTGGCGCTGGCGCTGGTGATGATCCACAACGCCACGCGCCTGGTGAACTTCGCGCAAGGTGAGATGGCGATGTTCGCGACCTATCTCTGTTGGACGATGCTGCAGGCGGGCTGGCCTTACTGGGCGGCTTTCGGGTCCACCGTGGTGCTGGCCTTCGTGCTGGGCGTGGCCATCGAGCGCATCATCATCCGGCCGGTGGAGCGTGCGCCGGTGCTGACGGTGGTCGTCGTGTTCATCGGCCTGCTGTTGATCCTGAACTCGCTGGCTGGGTGGATCTTCACGTACACGATCAAGAGCTTCCCCAGTCCCTTCCCGAGTGGGCCGCCCTTCGGGCTGCACATCGTTTCCTGGCACGAGCTGGGCGCGATTGTCGTGACCTTGTGCGTCCTGCTGCTCGTGTTCCTGTTCTTCCGCTTCACGCCGCTGGGCCTGGCCATGCGGGCGGCGGCGCAGAACCCGGAGTCGAGCCGGCTGGTGGGCATCCGCGTAGGCTGGATGCTGGCCCTCGGTTGGGGCTTGGCCGCAGCGATCGGCGCGACCGCGGGGATGATGGTCGCGCCCATCGTGTTCCTCGATCCCAACATGATGACGGGCGTCATCCTCTACGCCTTCGCGGCGGCCCTGATGGGCGGCATCGACAGCCCCGGCGGCGCGGTGGCGGGCGGCTTCATCGTCGGCGTGCTGGAGAACCTGGTAGGCGCGTACGTGATCGGGACGGAGTTGAAGCTGACCGTGGCCCTGGTCCTGATCGTCGGCGTGCTGGTGGTGAAGCCCGCCGGGATCTTCGGGCGCACGATCGTCCAGCGGGTGTGA
- a CDS encoding ABC transporter ATP-binding protein yields MTTPLLEVRNLHAGYGPTEVLHGLDFSLEEGHITALLGANGAGKTTTLRAICGMVQASGDVLFDGQRITGKATEDITRLGVAHVPDGRGTFTDLTTEENLRLGAYARRDRSAASLAQDYERMYTLFPILKERRHQQAGTLSGGQQQMLAVARALMLHPRLLLLDEPSFGLAPLVVKDIFEVMRDINATQQVSILLVEQNAAMALKLAGSAHLLETGRIVRSGRSTDLMNDDAVRRAYLGY; encoded by the coding sequence ATGACCACCCCGCTGCTCGAAGTTCGCAACTTGCACGCGGGTTACGGTCCCACCGAGGTGCTGCACGGCCTGGACTTCAGCCTGGAGGAAGGCCACATCACCGCCCTGCTCGGCGCCAACGGCGCCGGCAAGACCACGACCTTGCGCGCCATCTGCGGCATGGTGCAGGCGAGCGGCGACGTCCTGTTCGACGGCCAGCGCATCACCGGCAAGGCCACGGAAGACATCACGCGGCTGGGCGTCGCGCACGTGCCCGATGGCCGCGGCACCTTCACCGATCTCACGACCGAAGAGAACCTGCGCCTGGGCGCCTATGCGCGCCGCGACCGCAGTGCGGCCAGCCTGGCGCAGGACTACGAGCGCATGTACACGCTCTTTCCCATCCTCAAGGAAAGGCGGCACCAGCAGGCCGGCACCTTGAGCGGCGGCCAGCAGCAGATGCTGGCGGTGGCGCGCGCGCTGATGCTGCATCCGCGCCTGCTGCTGCTGGACGAACCTTCGTTCGGCCTGGCGCCGCTGGTGGTGAAGGACATCTTCGAGGTGATGCGCGACATCAACGCCACGCAGCAGGTCAGCATCCTGCTGGTGGAGCAGAACGCCGCGATGGCGCTGAAATTGGCCGGCAGCGCGCACCTGCTGGAGACCGGCCGCATCGTGCGCAGCGGCCGCAGCACCGACCTGATGAACGACGACGCGGTGCGCCGCGCCTACCTGGGGTATTGA
- a CDS encoding ATP-binding cassette domain-containing protein: MPVSPADRTVSRPGADGPLLSVRDVTVRFSGITALDGVSFDVRKGQIAGLIGPNGAGKTTLFNCLSRLYGYSQGSIRFDGQALEGVPRHGIARLGIARTFQNLALFSTMSVLDNIKVGRHARTRKGFLANALRLPGVGAEEADSSRRAAELVRFLGLEAVADRRVADLPFGTRKRVELGRALASEPTLLLLDEPAAGLNHEEVGALGSLIRSIRDQFRLTVLLVEHHMGLVMSVSDQVVALNFGRKIAEGTPQEVRNHPDVIQAYLGTQG, encoded by the coding sequence GTGCCCGTCTCGCCAGCTGATCGCACCGTTTCCCGCCCGGGCGCCGACGGCCCGCTGCTGTCGGTGCGGGACGTCACCGTGCGCTTCAGCGGCATCACGGCCCTGGACGGCGTGTCCTTCGACGTGCGCAAGGGTCAGATCGCCGGCCTGATCGGCCCCAACGGCGCCGGCAAGACCACCCTCTTCAACTGCCTGTCGCGCCTCTACGGCTACTCCCAGGGCTCGATCCGTTTCGACGGCCAGGCCCTCGAAGGCGTGCCGCGCCACGGCATCGCCCGCCTGGGCATAGCCCGCACCTTCCAGAACCTGGCGCTGTTCTCCACCATGAGCGTGCTGGACAACATCAAGGTGGGCCGCCACGCCCGCACCCGCAAGGGCTTCCTCGCCAACGCGCTGCGCCTGCCCGGCGTGGGCGCCGAGGAGGCCGACAGCAGCCGCCGCGCCGCGGAGCTGGTGCGCTTCCTCGGGCTCGAAGCGGTGGCGGACCGCCGCGTGGCCGACCTGCCCTTCGGCACCCGCAAGCGCGTGGAGCTGGGGCGGGCGCTGGCCAGCGAACCCACCTTGCTGTTGCTGGACGAGCCCGCCGCCGGCCTCAACCACGAAGAGGTCGGCGCGCTGGGCAGCCTCATCCGTTCCATCCGCGACCAGTTCCGCCTCACCGTGCTGCTGGTCGAGCACCACATGGGCCTGGTGATGAGCGTGTCCGACCAGGTCGTCGCGCTCAACTTCGGCCGCAAGATCGCCGAGGGCACGCCGCAGGAGGTGCGCAACCACCCCGACGTGATCCAGGCCTACCTGGGGACGCAAGGCTGA
- a CDS encoding YncE family protein produces MRNTTWMLAALITGLLAGCGGGGGGGSLQPKPLASTLLPVQGAGPTTNFGFDLGMVVGNRYYFTDRTNASVDVFDTGSGAQVAQIKGTGANAFAGTGASNAVSGPDGINAVGNLIYVGDVNSVKIIDPSTNTIIKTIVVGNQNVRADEGCVDPTHNLYFIATPEGSPPWVTVINTQTQMIVAQINFVDPAGNATAGLEECQYDTASDTFFINNDGTTANPNGELISIPGASIRGIAAGATVNYTTLAGAVGYSEGNCDPTGLALGPGTDIAVNCREGTAGAPLLVEIFNRNTGVMVTTLNAGGGDQLEYDAGQNRYFSAASRWTPNGLSSGGSCVANGAAACTPRLITIDAGTRTILSKVATGNNAHSVAVDPASGLVFVPVSSDASPAGCINCNNGSAGVLMLTTRY; encoded by the coding sequence ATGCGAAACACAACATGGATGTTGGCAGCCCTGATCACGGGTCTTCTCGCGGGCTGCGGAGGCGGCGGGGGCGGCGGCTCCCTGCAGCCGAAACCGCTGGCGTCGACCTTGCTGCCCGTGCAGGGCGCCGGCCCCACCACCAACTTCGGCTTCGACCTGGGCATGGTGGTGGGCAACCGCTACTACTTCACCGACCGCACCAATGCGTCCGTGGACGTGTTCGACACGGGTTCCGGCGCGCAGGTGGCGCAGATCAAGGGCACCGGCGCCAATGCCTTCGCCGGCACCGGCGCCAGCAACGCCGTGTCGGGGCCCGATGGCATCAACGCCGTGGGCAACCTCATCTACGTGGGTGACGTGAACTCGGTGAAGATCATCGATCCCTCGACCAACACGATCATCAAGACGATCGTCGTGGGCAACCAGAACGTGCGCGCCGACGAGGGCTGCGTGGATCCGACCCACAACCTGTACTTCATCGCCACGCCGGAAGGCAGCCCGCCGTGGGTAACCGTCATCAACACGCAGACGCAGATGATCGTGGCGCAGATCAATTTCGTCGATCCCGCGGGCAATGCGACCGCCGGCCTCGAGGAGTGCCAGTACGACACGGCGTCCGACACCTTCTTCATCAACAACGACGGCACCACCGCCAACCCGAACGGCGAGCTGATCTCGATTCCCGGCGCGTCCATCCGCGGCATCGCTGCCGGCGCGACGGTCAACTACACCACGCTGGCCGGCGCGGTGGGTTACTCCGAGGGCAATTGCGATCCGACCGGGCTCGCACTGGGGCCCGGCACCGACATCGCCGTCAACTGCCGCGAGGGCACGGCGGGCGCGCCGCTGCTGGTGGAGATCTTCAACCGCAACACCGGCGTGATGGTCACCACGCTCAATGCGGGCGGCGGTGACCAGCTGGAGTACGACGCCGGCCAGAACCGCTACTTCTCGGCGGCCAGCCGGTGGACCCCGAACGGCCTGTCCTCGGGCGGGTCCTGCGTGGCCAACGGCGCGGCTGCGTGCACGCCGCGCCTGATCACCATCGATGCGGGCACGCGAACCATCCTGTCCAAGGTGGCAACCGGCAACAACGCACACTCGGTCGCGGTCGACCCGGCCTCGGGGCTCGTCTTCGTGCCGGTCTCGTCGGACGCGAGCCCGGCGGGTTGCATCAACTGCAACAACGGCAGCGCCGGCGTGCTGATGCTCACGACCCGGTATTGA
- a CDS encoding sensor histidine kinase — MNSSFLRRMRILPSSLGRKYAIYFVAVVGTALLVSGLVQLSFTYRENQSAVLNLQAEKAAFAASRIEAYVREIEHQMGWMRFPRPAGTGEDQVRLDFLKLLRQVPAITDLMLLDAQGHERLKVSRLSADRVDPAADHSRDPRFVLPRQGETYFGPVSFRKETEPYMTIAVAEGGHAGGVIVADVNLKFIWDVISQIKAGENGSAYVVDADGRLIAHPDISLVLRKLDLSALPQVASARSHEDRTPRVTHGPDGAQVLSAHAEIPSLHWLVFVEQPVSEALGPVYAALRRTGLLLLLGLALAVLASIYVSRRMAKPIMAIGEGASVLAGGDLSHRIEIRTGDELEGLAGQVNHLAATLGDLYGNLERKVDLRTEELSEALREIRRKSAELEVAGRHKTEFLASMSHELRTPLNAIIGFSEALLERMFGELNEKQADYLADIHASGVHLLSLINDILDLSKIEAGRMDLELSRFDVPAALQSTLSLMRERASRSRVALRLDCDKVPRQWVADERKFKQIMINLLSNAVKFTPAGGEVSVSAATAADALEIAVQDTGIGIKAEDQELVFEEFRQASGAHPGKVEGSGLGLALARRLAELHGGTIRMQSQVGQGSTFVVRLPQQEVA; from the coding sequence ATGAACAGCTCCTTCCTGCGCCGGATGCGGATCCTGCCCAGCTCGCTCGGACGCAAGTACGCGATCTACTTCGTGGCGGTCGTGGGAACCGCCCTGCTGGTGAGCGGCCTGGTGCAGCTGTCCTTCACCTACCGCGAGAACCAGTCCGCGGTGCTGAACCTGCAGGCCGAGAAGGCGGCGTTCGCCGCGTCGCGCATCGAAGCCTACGTGCGCGAGATCGAGCACCAGATGGGGTGGATGCGCTTTCCCCGGCCCGCGGGCACGGGCGAGGACCAGGTCCGGCTGGACTTCCTGAAGCTGCTGCGCCAGGTCCCTGCCATCACGGACCTGATGCTGCTCGATGCCCAGGGGCACGAGCGCCTCAAGGTGTCGCGGCTCAGCGCCGACCGCGTCGACCCGGCGGCCGACCACTCGCGCGATCCGCGCTTCGTGCTGCCGCGCCAGGGCGAGACCTATTTCGGCCCGGTCTCCTTCCGCAAGGAGACGGAACCCTACATGACGATCGCCGTGGCCGAAGGCGGCCACGCGGGCGGCGTCATCGTGGCCGACGTGAACCTGAAGTTCATCTGGGACGTGATCTCGCAGATCAAGGCGGGCGAGAACGGCAGCGCCTATGTGGTGGATGCCGATGGCCGCCTCATCGCCCATCCGGACATCAGCCTGGTGCTGCGCAAGCTGGATCTCTCGGCGCTGCCGCAGGTCGCGAGCGCGCGCTCGCACGAGGATCGGACGCCGCGAGTGACGCACGGACCCGATGGCGCCCAGGTGCTGTCGGCGCACGCCGAGATCCCCTCGCTGCACTGGCTGGTGTTCGTGGAGCAGCCCGTCTCCGAGGCGCTGGGGCCGGTGTACGCGGCGCTGCGCCGGACGGGCCTGCTGCTGCTCCTGGGCCTGGCGCTCGCGGTGCTGGCCAGCATCTACGTCTCGCGCCGCATGGCCAAGCCCATCATGGCCATCGGCGAGGGCGCCAGCGTGCTCGCCGGCGGCGACTTGTCGCATCGCATCGAGATCCGCACCGGGGACGAGCTGGAAGGCCTGGCGGGCCAGGTGAACCACCTCGCGGCGACGCTGGGCGACCTGTACGGCAACCTGGAGCGCAAGGTGGACCTCCGAACCGAGGAACTGAGCGAAGCGCTGCGCGAGATCCGGCGCAAGAGCGCCGAGCTGGAAGTCGCCGGCCGGCACAAAACCGAGTTCCTCGCCAGCATGTCGCACGAACTGCGCACGCCGCTCAACGCCATCATCGGCTTCTCGGAGGCGCTGCTGGAGCGGATGTTCGGCGAGCTGAACGAAAAGCAGGCGGACTACCTGGCCGACATCCATGCCTCGGGCGTGCACCTGCTGTCCCTGATCAACGACATCCTGGACCTCTCCAAGATCGAAGCCGGACGCATGGACCTGGAGCTGTCCCGCTTCGACGTGCCGGCGGCGCTGCAAAGCACGCTGTCGCTGATGCGGGAGCGCGCGAGCCGCAGCCGCGTGGCCCTGCGCCTGGACTGCGACAAGGTGCCCCGGCAGTGGGTGGCGGACGAGCGCAAGTTCAAGCAGATCATGATCAACCTGCTGTCCAACGCGGTGAAGTTCACGCCTGCCGGGGGCGAGGTGAGCGTCAGCGCCGCCACGGCGGCGGACGCGCTGGAGATCGCGGTGCAGGACACGGGCATCGGCATCAAGGCCGAAGACCAGGAGCTCGTGTTCGAGGAGTTCCGCCAGGCCAGCGGCGCCCATCCGGGCAAGGTGGAGGGTTCGGGCCTCGGCCTGGCCCTGGCACGCAGGCTGGCGGAACTGCACGGCGGCACGATCCGGATGCAAAGCCAGGTGGGCCAGGGATCGACTTTCGTCGTCCGGCTGCCGCAGCAGGAGGTTGCATGA
- a CDS encoding response regulator, translating into MNSILIVEDNDRNMKLFRDLLQFAGYRTIEASTGAQGLAAARQHQPDLVLMDIQLPDTDGVAVLRSIREEAGLRMPVLAVSASVMPDDQQRVVVSGFDGFITKPIHVKSFLATVKQALEARA; encoded by the coding sequence ATGAATTCCATCCTGATCGTCGAGGACAACGACCGGAACATGAAGCTGTTTCGCGACCTGCTGCAGTTCGCCGGCTACCGCACGATCGAGGCCAGCACCGGCGCGCAGGGGCTGGCCGCGGCCAGGCAGCACCAGCCGGACCTGGTCCTGATGGACATCCAGCTGCCCGACACCGACGGCGTGGCGGTGCTGCGGTCCATCCGCGAAGAAGCCGGCCTGCGGATGCCCGTGCTCGCGGTGTCGGCCTCGGTGATGCCGGACGACCAGCAGCGCGTCGTCGTCTCCGGCTTCGACGGCTTCATCACCAAGCCGATCCACGTGAAGTCCTTCCTGGCTACCGTGAAGCAGGCGCTGGAGGCCCGGGCATGA
- a CDS encoding adenylate/guanylate cyclase domain-containing response regulator produces the protein MKPARILVVDDTPSNVKLLVDMLGAAGYAVESAADGEQALRAIEAEAPDLVLLDVMMPGLDGFQVCQALRADARTALLPVVLVTALDAREDRVRGLDVGADDFLTKPINRPELLARVRSLLRIKTLHDQVEVQKRELADWNLRLEQRVKEGVEELQKLSYLKRFFSPAVADLILSGQLDAMRSHRSEIVVVFLDLRGFTAFSESVDPEDVHTVLREYHRQMGALIMKHQGSVEHFAGDGIMIFFNDPVPVDNPAARAIRMALEMHAVFAELAQEWASMGYELGMGVGIAQGYATMGLIGFEGRLDYGAVGAVCNLAARLCSEAAAGETLVQQRAAARAGEVAPFEKAGALELKGFPRPVQVLRIAR, from the coding sequence ATGAAGCCGGCCCGCATCCTGGTGGTCGACGACACGCCTTCCAACGTGAAGCTGCTGGTGGACATGCTCGGCGCCGCAGGGTACGCAGTGGAGTCCGCGGCCGACGGCGAGCAGGCATTGCGGGCGATCGAAGCCGAAGCGCCGGATCTGGTCCTGCTCGACGTCATGATGCCCGGGCTCGACGGCTTCCAGGTCTGCCAGGCGCTGCGGGCCGATGCGAGGACGGCCTTGCTGCCGGTCGTGCTCGTGACCGCGCTGGATGCGCGCGAGGACCGGGTCCGCGGCCTGGACGTGGGCGCCGACGATTTCCTGACCAAGCCGATCAACCGGCCGGAGCTGCTGGCGCGCGTGCGCTCGCTGCTGCGCATCAAGACCCTGCACGACCAGGTGGAGGTGCAGAAGCGGGAGCTGGCGGACTGGAACCTGCGCCTGGAGCAGCGCGTGAAAGAGGGCGTCGAGGAACTGCAGAAGCTGTCCTACCTGAAGCGCTTCTTCTCGCCGGCCGTGGCCGACCTGATCCTCAGCGGACAGCTGGACGCCATGCGCAGCCACCGCAGCGAGATCGTGGTGGTGTTCCTGGACCTGCGCGGATTCACGGCCTTCTCCGAAAGCGTGGACCCCGAGGACGTGCACACCGTGCTGCGCGAGTACCACCGGCAGATGGGCGCCCTGATCATGAAGCATCAAGGCTCCGTGGAGCACTTCGCGGGCGACGGCATCATGATCTTCTTCAACGATCCGGTGCCGGTGGACAACCCCGCGGCGCGCGCGATCCGGATGGCGCTGGAAATGCATGCCGTCTTCGCCGAGCTCGCGCAGGAGTGGGCGAGCATGGGCTACGAGCTCGGCATGGGCGTCGGCATCGCGCAGGGCTATGCAACGATGGGGCTGATCGGATTCGAAGGGCGCCTGGACTATGGCGCCGTGGGCGCGGTTTGCAACCTGGCGGCGCGCCTGTGCTCGGAGGCGGCCGCGGGCGAAACACTGGTGCAGCAGCGCGCGGCGGCGCGGGCCGGCGAGGTTGCGCCGTTCGAGAAAGCCGGAGCGCTGGAACTCAAGGGCTTTCCGCGGCCGGTGCAGGTGCTGCGGATCGCGCGGTGA